The DNA segment GTTAAATGATGGGAATCTATACCTCTCAAAGGAACCTTCTAATCTTTTACCTTTTGAAGCCTTTAGAGAACTCATCTATATAGGCTACAAAGGAACCCTTATATCAAGAAATGAAAAAGATAACTTTGATTTTGAAGATGTAGACTTTGACTATTTCTGGCTGTCTGAACGAAATGGTCCCAACACAGTTTCACCAAATATAGGAACTATGGGCGATTTTGTATCAAAACTAAAAAATAAAAATGTCATAATGATTGATAGCATTGATCACCTTATTGCCAAAAACGGATTTAACGAGGTGTATAATTTTATAAGTGAGCTTAGGGAAACAGCCTACTTTAGTAACAATATCATAATTCTTTCAGTTGATAAAGACACAGTTGATCAAAGACACCTAAAGCTTTTAGAAAAGGAATCAAAGCCTATACTCTTGAAATCAATGGATATTTTAAACAACAGGATGCTTGACATGATAAAATATATTGCTAATCAGAATAAGTTGGGTATCAATCCTTCTTACTCTAGTCTGGGGAAAGAGCTAGCAATGACAAGACCAACTGTTAGAAAGAATGTTAGATTCCTTGAAACAAATAAGCATGTTATAGTACACAGAAAAGGCAGAAACAAGAAACTTGAGATTACAGAGAAGGGTAAAAAATTACTTTGATACATAACGCTTATATTTTTTCTATCTCTTTATTCAATAATAGAAACTCTTATATTTGATTTTCAAAATTACCTTCTGTGATAAAAATGAGAAGGAAAACAGTTTCCGTACTAATTTTATTGGCACTATCCTTAAGTTTTGTACCAGGGGTAATAGCAGAGAGTAAAGTCGCTGTTGTTGCAAACTCTATTGACATCGGGATGAATCCTGACCTTATTCCACTACTTAGGAAGAACAATCTGATGGTGGATTACTTTGGATTACAAGATAGTGGGTATGCTGCTTATGATTATGTCATAATTCTTGGGGGGCCCGACTCTGAAGAGCATACAGGCGATCTTTCTAAGAGAATACTTTCAGAAACTGACCAGAACGCTCTTAGAAATGGCGACCACAAAATATTCTACGAAACAAGTGACTTCTTTAAGATGAAACAGAAGGTGTTTGTTCTTGCAGGCTCTGACAGAGACTATACAAAAGTTGCTGTCGACCAGTATGCCTCTCAGGTTATATCTAAAATAACAAATCAGCCGATTACAACTGCAACATACAAGACCCTGACGGCCTCACAACTAAAACAGTTGATTGATAGCAAAGAAGATATTTATCTTATAGATGTCAGAACTGAAGAGCAGTTTGCCGAAAGTCACATACCAAATGCAGTCAATATTCCTTACAACAAGCTTGGGGTAATGATTACTCAGATACCAAAGGACAAAAAAGTTGTTTTATACTGCAACACAGGCCAGAAATCTGTAAGTGGAGCACAGTTCTTGGTAGATAGAAACTTTAACAATGTTTACGCAGTGACAGATGGCTACTCAGTCTACTACAATCTTGCAAAATAAATATTAAATTTAATTTTAAAATTTTTAATTAAAAAAGTATAAAAAATTAGTTACTTCTTTCTTGGACATCTATCTTTACGGTAGTTGGGAGTTTCATTGCTGCTTTTTTCAAAGCTATTCTTGCTGCTTCAATCCCTTCTTTCTCTACCCAAACAGACATGATTCTCTGTCCAGAGCCGACTCTAGCAGCTGTACCGATAGGCTTTCCAAATGAAAGTCTCA comes from the Methanofastidiosum sp. genome and includes:
- a CDS encoding rhodanese-like domain-containing protein encodes the protein MIKMRRKTVSVLILLALSLSFVPGVIAESKVAVVANSIDIGMNPDLIPLLRKNNLMVDYFGLQDSGYAAYDYVIILGGPDSEEHTGDLSKRILSETDQNALRNGDHKIFYETSDFFKMKQKVFVLAGSDRDYTKVAVDQYASQVISKITNQPITTATYKTLTASQLKQLIDSKEDIYLIDVRTEEQFAESHIPNAVNIPYNKLGVMITQIPKDKKVVLYCNTGQKSVSGAQFLVDRNFNNVYAVTDGYSVYYNLAK
- a CDS encoding DUF835 domain-containing protein, which gives rise to LNDGNLYLSKEPSNLLPFEAFRELIYIGYKGTLISRNEKDNFDFEDVDFDYFWLSERNGPNTVSPNIGTMGDFVSKLKNKNVIMIDSIDHLIAKNGFNEVYNFISELRETAYFSNNIIILSVDKDTVDQRHLKLLEKESKPILLKSMDILNNRMLDMIKYIANQNKLGINPSYSSLGKELAMTRPTVRKNVRFLETNKHVIVHRKGRNKKLEITEKGKKLL